The following proteins are encoded in a genomic region of Dyadobacter sp. UC 10:
- a CDS encoding glycoside hydrolase family 3 N-terminal domain-containing protein: MKKWFFSRFRVALSIILLVILSTMVSVAWKFMGTRIPAMMPASNESIKKQVKSPRKKADPVLVLPENQWVDSTLNTLNIDQKIGQLLMVATYSNRDESHYNYIDKLVNDFHIGGLIFFQGGPVAQASLTNRYQAHTDIPLFIGIDGEWGLGMRLDSTISFPKQMVLGSIQNDELIYLMGRDIAKQCQRMGIHINFAPVSDINNNPANPVIGIRSFGEDRDNVTRKAIAYMKGLQHNKVIATAKHFPGHGDTDADSHFTLPVLNHSIEQLQETDLYPYRAMIADSLMGVLSGHLNIPALDNNPQQASSLSDKVVTQLLRKDLGFRGLVFTDAMNMKGVLKNGKPADVNLKALVAGNDILLYPENIAETVSKIKNAIDQKIISEKIIDDKVKRVLQAKYWAGLNQYRPVEINNLYADLNKESSKELYRALCEASVTVVKNDNNLIPIGSVIDNNMASVSIGEGNNASFQKMLSVYKPMRSYSFYESPSSQDQITEMLNYLDPYNTVVVDIHGISSNPAKNYGVTKGMTDFVSQLKQQNKKVILCLFGTPYSIGFFPETDVLICANQDGKDQQEIVPQIIFGALSSQGQLPVSVLSYKSGTGVSTTTINRIAFGTPESVGMDAASLKRIDEIATAAMNDRVFPGCEVLVARRGKIVYDKQFGGLNYRTPERVTSETIYDLASVTKVSATLQAIMLLYDRKQIDLDTKASAYLPELAGTNKQNFTIRDLLLHRSGLVSFYPPLWDRTKTSAGGLLPEYYSSRSDTSYYLQVAPKLYAKAALRDSVWKWVIQSPMNNSRQRSGSYGYLYSDLGFLTLQKIVERVTGQTLDVFVSANIYEPLGLSYLGFNPLSRFPEKQIAPTEQDYRFRGQLLQGTVHDQMAAIVGGVAGHAGLFGTARDLAILFQMNLWKGNYAGKRYFEQGTVPFFSRIYDESHHRGLGWDKAPLDGNSSYVSSQASINSFGHTGFTGTMVWADPEEELLFVFLSNRVNPDAENTGITTQRTRRRIQDVVYSSLRERKSQLP; the protein is encoded by the coding sequence ATGAAGAAATGGTTTTTTAGCCGATTTCGTGTAGCGTTAAGCATTATCCTGCTTGTTATTTTAAGTACGATGGTTTCCGTAGCCTGGAAGTTCATGGGTACGCGGATACCAGCTATGATGCCTGCCAGTAACGAGTCTATAAAAAAGCAGGTTAAATCTCCCCGAAAAAAAGCCGATCCTGTTCTCGTACTTCCCGAAAACCAGTGGGTAGACAGTACACTCAATACTTTAAACATTGACCAGAAAATCGGTCAGCTGCTGATGGTGGCTACCTACTCCAATCGCGACGAATCTCATTACAATTATATCGACAAGCTGGTCAACGATTTCCATATCGGCGGACTGATCTTTTTTCAGGGCGGCCCGGTAGCCCAGGCTTCGCTCACCAACCGGTACCAGGCCCACACTGATATTCCACTCTTTATAGGCATTGACGGCGAATGGGGATTGGGAATGCGACTGGACAGCACCATTTCATTTCCAAAACAAATGGTTTTGGGCTCCATTCAAAACGACGAGCTGATTTACCTGATGGGCCGCGATATTGCGAAACAATGCCAGAGAATGGGTATTCACATCAACTTTGCACCCGTTTCAGATATCAATAATAACCCCGCAAACCCGGTTATCGGAATACGCTCTTTTGGTGAAGACCGCGATAATGTAACCAGAAAGGCGATTGCTTACATGAAAGGGCTGCAACACAATAAGGTGATCGCAACTGCAAAGCATTTTCCGGGTCACGGCGATACCGACGCGGATTCGCACTTTACATTGCCCGTACTGAACCATTCCATCGAACAACTTCAGGAAACGGATTTGTACCCCTACCGTGCCATGATCGCCGACAGCCTGATGGGCGTCTTGAGCGGCCACCTGAATATTCCGGCTCTGGATAACAACCCACAGCAGGCCAGTTCGCTTTCCGACAAAGTGGTTACGCAGCTTTTAAGAAAAGACCTTGGATTCCGCGGATTGGTCTTCACCGATGCGATGAATATGAAAGGTGTTTTGAAAAACGGCAAACCAGCGGACGTGAACCTGAAAGCACTGGTGGCCGGAAATGATATATTGCTCTATCCCGAGAACATCGCCGAAACAGTTTCAAAAATCAAGAATGCGATCGATCAGAAAATCATCAGCGAAAAAATCATCGATGATAAAGTAAAACGCGTGCTGCAGGCGAAGTACTGGGCTGGCTTAAACCAATATAGGCCGGTTGAAATCAACAATTTGTATGCGGATTTGAATAAAGAAAGCAGCAAAGAACTTTATCGCGCATTGTGTGAAGCTTCTGTTACTGTTGTTAAAAATGACAATAACCTGATTCCGATCGGCTCGGTAATCGATAACAATATGGCTTCCGTGAGCATTGGAGAAGGTAATAATGCTTCCTTTCAGAAAATGCTTTCGGTATACAAGCCAATGCGGTCTTACTCTTTCTACGAAAGCCCGTCGTCACAGGACCAGATTACAGAAATGCTGAACTACCTCGATCCTTACAATACGGTAGTTGTTGATATTCATGGTATATCTTCCAATCCGGCGAAAAACTATGGGGTGACCAAAGGCATGACGGATTTTGTCAGTCAGCTGAAACAACAGAATAAAAAGGTTATTCTATGTCTTTTTGGGACACCTTACAGTATTGGTTTTTTTCCTGAAACCGACGTTCTGATCTGTGCAAATCAGGATGGAAAAGACCAGCAGGAAATTGTACCGCAGATTATTTTCGGCGCATTGAGTTCGCAGGGTCAATTACCGGTTTCTGTACTGAGCTATAAATCAGGCACCGGAGTAAGTACGACGACCATCAACAGGATCGCATTCGGTACGCCGGAAAGTGTAGGTATGGACGCAGCCTCATTGAAAAGGATAGACGAAATCGCTACCGCAGCAATGAACGACCGTGTTTTTCCGGGATGTGAGGTTTTGGTTGCGAGAAGGGGAAAAATCGTTTATGACAAACAATTCGGCGGGCTCAATTACCGCACTCCTGAACGTGTTACCTCTGAAACCATTTACGATCTGGCATCGGTGACGAAAGTATCGGCGACCTTACAGGCGATCATGCTGCTTTATGATCGCAAGCAAATCGACCTGGATACAAAAGCATCTGCATACCTGCCCGAACTGGCTGGCACAAACAAACAGAATTTCACGATCCGGGATCTACTGTTACACCGGTCGGGGCTGGTATCATTCTATCCCCCGCTTTGGGACCGGACCAAAACGAGTGCGGGAGGCTTGTTACCTGAATATTACAGCTCCAGATCCGACACTTCCTATTATCTGCAGGTAGCGCCCAAGCTTTACGCGAAGGCCGCATTACGTGATTCTGTCTGGAAATGGGTAATACAATCGCCGATGAATAACAGCCGGCAACGGTCGGGCAGTTACGGTTATCTGTATAGTGATCTTGGCTTCCTGACGCTTCAAAAAATTGTAGAACGAGTGACGGGACAAACGCTGGATGTTTTTGTATCGGCCAATATTTATGAGCCGCTGGGGCTTTCTTACCTGGGTTTCAATCCGCTAAGCCGCTTTCCTGAAAAGCAAATTGCTCCCACCGAACAGGATTACCGGTTCAGAGGACAGTTGCTGCAAGGTACAGTTCACGATCAAATGGCCGCTATCGTGGGCGGTGTCGCCGGGCATGCAGGCTTGTTTGGTACCGCGAGAGACCTTGCCATTTTGTTCCAAATGAATTTATGGAAAGGCAATTATGCCGGGAAGCGCTATTTTGAGCAGGGCACAGTTCCGTTCTTTTCAAGAATTTATGATGAATCCCATCACCGCGGGCTCGGCTGGGACAAAGCCCCCCTGGACGGGAACAGCTCGTACGTATCTTCGCAAGCGTCGATCAATTCTTTTGGGCACACCGGCTTTACCGGGACGATGGTTTGGGCGGATCCGGAGGAAGAGCTGCTTTTTGTTTTCCTTTCCAACAGGGTCAACCCGGATGCCGAAAATACAGGTATTACCACTCAGCGGACACGTCGCAGGATCCAGGATGTGGTATACAGTTCTTTACGTGAGCGAAAAAGTCAGCTTCCTTAA
- a CDS encoding Ig-like domain-containing protein, with product MKKPFTRSALITFLATFLYAATSFGQTSITTGVLDPTTVCQGGTVEVPFTAAGTIPALTTYQAQLSDATGAFGAAPTVIGSSATSPISATIPPATAAGTAYKIRVVSILAAVIKFEGTESAALKINAIPAAPTVTAEVIVQQGEAATLTATGTSLLWYDAETGGNAGATKPVPDTSTPGKKSYFVSQTVGTCESDRAEIVVTVIACMAPAKPTVSNKTYEVGDNAPVLTAVGTNLKWYENATGGSALASAPKPATTTAGTTKYYVSQTNASGCESERAEIVVTVSACTPPAKPTVSNKTYEVGDNAPVLTAVGTNLKWYENATGGPALASAPKPATTTAGTTKYYVSQTNASGCESERAEIVVTVSACTPPAKPTVSNKTYEVGDNAPVLTAVGTNLKWYENATGGPALASAPKPSTTTAGTKKYYVSQTNASGCESERAEITVTITDCTPPAKPTVSNKTYEVGDNASVLTAVGTNLKWYENATGGPALASAPKPSTTTVGTKKYYVSQTNASGCESERAEITVTVTDCTPPAKPTVSNKTYEVGDNAPVLTAVGTNLKWYENATGGPALGAAPKPSTTTPGTTKYYVSQTNATGCESPRAEITVTVTCKKFAGPKVSSPLSICQAPADAAPLKATPLAKHTLLWYTSETGGKGSPTAPTPPNTDAKSYSYFVSQLSETTGCESERVEIVVNVREAAKPTVTTPVEYCIGETATALTPSGSTFKWYSSPTDVTGTTTAPKPSTTTAATTAYYVTQSTTYGSLVCESSRVKLDVVVNPRPAALPILSEAFCQEREDKTFTFPTKATEGNKLKWYAAASGGTALTSTPSVNLKASGETTYYVTQLSAKDCESTTRVAQKVRVKPLPGLPTIEKPLIEYCQFVNADPLKATPMAKAALNWFGTNASGGASSDTPPTPSTAEGGQISYYVGQTLDGCLGDRAKIDVKINTTPKPATKTYLEYCQGETAPVLDATGTVLKWYRTVDGEWQGVPFTPFTDKVQDYSFYVTQTGLENKCESPKEEIKIHIKSLPSATISGGSTIDLGSEATLNIKFTGDGPWTYALSNGETNTTDQVNHQVKVKPSTTTSYLVTEVSNACGKGVPIGNAMVIVKVPTINSGNPSVAEACAGKTFIVPFQQSGDFPAENSFKLQIASENQDSKFYTIPSVATQNSVTATFPDTTKGGSYYLRVISSGENPDFLVKGSVSSITISASPLPVATLSGAQTILVGEKATLKVETTGKAPWTFRLDNGTKDTLITAAVSPYTFQIAPPATVTYTITAVTNSCGAGKGTGSARVQVDPILGVEPQQPADWVKVYPTLVQSVCTVEVTGTIKPKQASIEVIDLNGRSRGVKSIEQKNTDVDFSTYPSGLYLLRIQNGNLSTVQRVMKP from the coding sequence ATGAAAAAACCATTTACCCGAAGCGCTTTAATCACATTCCTCGCCACATTTCTCTACGCGGCAACTTCCTTCGGACAGACTAGCATTACAACAGGTGTATTAGACCCAACAACGGTTTGCCAGGGTGGTACAGTCGAAGTTCCATTTACTGCGGCGGGTACAATACCTGCGCTCACGACCTACCAGGCGCAACTATCGGATGCAACTGGGGCATTCGGAGCAGCACCAACTGTAATTGGCTCGTCAGCTACCAGCCCTATCAGCGCTACGATCCCTCCTGCCACAGCTGCGGGGACAGCTTATAAAATCAGGGTGGTTTCGATATTGGCCGCAGTCATAAAATTCGAAGGAACGGAAAGTGCTGCATTGAAGATCAATGCAATACCTGCGGCTCCGACTGTGACTGCTGAAGTAATTGTTCAGCAGGGTGAGGCAGCAACACTTACTGCCACCGGAACGAGTTTGCTATGGTATGATGCCGAAACCGGTGGTAATGCTGGCGCGACAAAGCCGGTCCCAGATACAAGTACTCCTGGCAAAAAAAGCTATTTCGTTTCTCAAACTGTTGGAACCTGCGAAAGCGATCGGGCTGAAATTGTGGTGACTGTTATTGCATGCATGGCGCCAGCCAAACCAACTGTATCAAACAAAACTTACGAAGTAGGAGACAATGCACCCGTGCTGACAGCTGTCGGCACAAATCTTAAATGGTACGAAAATGCGACTGGCGGATCTGCGTTAGCTTCAGCCCCCAAACCGGCGACGACTACTGCCGGGACGACAAAATATTATGTCTCGCAAACAAACGCGAGCGGCTGTGAAAGTGAAAGAGCGGAGATAGTTGTTACCGTGAGTGCTTGTACTCCGCCAGCTAAACCGACGGTGTCCAATAAGACTTACGAAGTAGGAGACAACGCACCCGTTCTCACTGCTGTCGGTACAAATCTTAAATGGTACGAAAATGCGACTGGCGGACCTGCGCTAGCTTCAGCCCCCAAACCGGCGACGACTACTGCCGGGACGACAAAATATTATGTCTCGCAAACAAACGCGAGCGGCTGTGAAAGCGAAAGAGCGGAGATAGTTGTTACTGTGAGTGCATGTACCCCGCCAGCTAAACCGACGGTGTCTAATAAGACTTACGAAGTAGGAGACAATGCACCGGTACTGACCGCCGTTGGAACAAATCTTAAATGGTATGAAAACGCGACCGGTGGGCCTGCATTAGCCTCAGCTCCCAAACCCTCGACGACTACCGCCGGAACGAAGAAATATTACGTTTCACAAACGAATGCAAGCGGCTGCGAAAGTGAAAGAGCGGAGATAACTGTTACTATCACTGACTGTACCCCGCCAGCCAAACCAACGGTATCAAACAAAACTTACGAAGTTGGAGACAATGCATCGGTATTGACCGCCGTTGGAACAAATCTTAAATGGTATGAAAACGCGACCGGTGGGCCTGCATTAGCCTCTGCTCCGAAACCGTCGACGACTACTGTTGGAACGAAGAAATATTATGTTTCACAAACGAATGCGAGCGGTTGCGAAAGTGAAAGAGCGGAGATAACTGTTACTGTCACTGACTGTACCCCGCCTGCCAAGCCAACTGTGTCTAATAAAACTTACGAAGTAGGAGACAATGCACCGGTTTTGACTGCTGTTGGAACAAATCTTAAATGGTATGAAAATGCGACTGGTGGACCTGCATTGGGTGCTGCTCCCAAACCATCGACGACGACTCCCGGAACAACGAAATACTATGTCTCGCAAACAAATGCAACCGGCTGCGAAAGCCCAAGAGCAGAAATTACTGTTACCGTAACTTGCAAGAAGTTTGCAGGGCCAAAAGTTTCATCTCCGCTTTCAATCTGCCAGGCCCCAGCTGACGCAGCTCCGCTAAAAGCGACTCCCCTGGCGAAACATACGTTACTTTGGTATACCTCTGAGACAGGCGGTAAAGGATCACCTACGGCACCGACGCCTCCCAACACAGATGCAAAGTCTTATTCCTACTTTGTTAGCCAACTGAGTGAAACGACAGGATGCGAAAGTGAAAGAGTTGAAATCGTTGTCAATGTAAGAGAGGCGGCCAAGCCTACCGTTACAACTCCGGTAGAGTATTGTATAGGGGAAACCGCTACCGCGCTCACGCCATCCGGCTCCACATTTAAATGGTATTCGTCTCCTACGGATGTGACAGGCACAACTACTGCGCCAAAACCATCTACCACCACAGCGGCTACGACAGCCTATTATGTTACTCAATCTACCACATACGGCTCGTTAGTCTGCGAAAGCTCACGCGTTAAACTTGACGTTGTTGTAAACCCAAGACCGGCTGCATTACCAATCCTGTCAGAAGCTTTCTGTCAGGAACGTGAAGACAAAACATTCACTTTTCCTACAAAAGCTACCGAGGGAAATAAGTTGAAGTGGTACGCAGCGGCCAGTGGCGGAACTGCATTAACGAGTACACCAAGCGTTAACCTTAAAGCATCTGGTGAAACAACCTATTATGTTACCCAATTGAGTGCAAAGGACTGTGAAAGCACCACAAGAGTCGCTCAAAAGGTTCGCGTAAAACCACTTCCGGGCCTGCCTACTATCGAAAAACCATTGATTGAATACTGTCAGTTTGTAAATGCAGATCCTTTGAAGGCTACTCCAATGGCCAAAGCGGCTTTGAATTGGTTTGGAACGAATGCCAGTGGCGGTGCTTCAAGCGATACTCCTCCTACGCCTTCCACTGCCGAAGGTGGCCAGATTTCCTATTACGTCGGACAAACGCTTGACGGCTGCCTGGGCGACCGGGCAAAAATCGATGTAAAGATCAATACCACACCAAAGCCGGCTACCAAAACATATCTGGAATACTGCCAGGGTGAAACCGCGCCGGTCCTTGATGCAACAGGAACGGTTTTGAAATGGTACAGAACCGTAGACGGTGAGTGGCAAGGCGTTCCATTTACGCCATTTACAGACAAAGTCCAGGATTACTCGTTTTATGTGACACAAACCGGACTTGAAAACAAATGCGAGAGTCCGAAAGAAGAAATCAAGATCCACATTAAATCATTGCCTTCTGCTACGATTTCAGGTGGCTCGACGATTGACCTAGGCAGCGAGGCTACACTAAATATTAAATTTACAGGCGATGGCCCATGGACTTATGCATTGTCAAATGGTGAGACTAATACCACCGATCAGGTAAACCATCAGGTCAAAGTAAAACCCAGCACTACGACCAGCTATCTGGTCACTGAGGTTTCCAATGCATGCGGAAAAGGTGTTCCAATTGGAAATGCGATGGTAATCGTAAAAGTACCGACCATCAATTCCGGAAATCCGTCGGTAGCCGAAGCTTGTGCCGGAAAAACCTTCATAGTACCATTCCAGCAATCGGGTGATTTCCCTGCTGAAAACAGTTTTAAACTTCAGATTGCGAGCGAAAATCAGGACAGTAAGTTCTATACAATACCTTCGGTTGCGACGCAGAACTCGGTAACCGCCACATTCCCGGACACGACCAAAGGCGGCAGTTACTACCTGCGCGTCATCAGCTCCGGCGAAAACCCTGATTTCCTGGTAAAAGGCAGCGTAAGCTCGATCACCATTTCTGCAAGTCCGCTGCCAGTGGCGACATTGTCCGGTGCGCAAACCATCCTGGTTGGAGAAAAGGCGACGCTTAAAGTAGAAACAACGGGCAAAGCACCCTGGACTTTCAGGTTGGATAATGGCACAAAAGACACCCTGATCACTGCGGCAGTGAGCCCATACACATTTCAGATTGCACCTCCTGCAACTGTAACCTATACGATCACGGCTGTTACCAATTCGTGTGGAGCGGGTAAAGGCACCGGATCTGCAAGAGTGCAGGTTGACCCCATTTTGGGCGTTGAGCCGCAGCAGCCGGCCGACTGGGTGAAAGTTTATCCTACCCTGGTGCAGTCGGTGTGTACGGTTGAAGTTACAGGTACTATCAAACCAAAGCAAGCCAGTATTGAGGTGATTGACCTGAACGGAAGGTCCAGAGGCGTGAAGTCTATTGAGCAGAAAAATACAGACGTAGATTTCAGTACTTATCCTTCTGGTTTATACCTGTTGCGCATTCAGAATGGAAATCTGAGCACGGTACAGCGTGTGATGAAACCTTAG
- a CDS encoding nucleoside deaminase: protein MDIQADILDNYFMAEALRQAQRAYDEGEIPVGAVVVIGERVIGKGYNQTERLNDVTAHAEMIAITAAADNLGSKYLTDCTLYVTLEPCVMCAGALYWTQMKRVVIGARDEKRGFTNLGKPVLHPKTQLVKGILAEESQELLLKFFRQLRT, encoded by the coding sequence ATGGATATTCAGGCCGATATACTTGACAATTATTTCATGGCAGAAGCCCTCAGGCAGGCGCAGCGGGCTTATGATGAAGGCGAAATACCGGTAGGAGCGGTGGTTGTGATCGGAGAGCGGGTGATCGGAAAAGGTTATAATCAGACCGAGCGGCTCAACGATGTAACTGCACACGCCGAAATGATTGCCATCACCGCCGCCGCCGACAACCTCGGTTCAAAATACCTGACCGACTGTACACTATATGTAACCCTCGAACCTTGCGTGATGTGTGCGGGTGCACTGTATTGGACACAAATGAAGCGTGTGGTGATTGGTGCGAGAGACGAAAAACGTGGATTTACAAACCTCGGAAAACCGGTCTTACACCCAAAAACCCAACTTGTGAAAGGAATTCTCGCCGAAGAGTCACAGGAATTGCTGCTCAAATTTTTTAGGCAATTAAGAACATAA
- a CDS encoding superoxide dismutase gives MAFTLDPLPYANNALEPHFDALTMEIHHDRHHQAYVTNLNAAVAGTELEGKSIEEIIANISKAPAPVRNNGGGHWNHAFFWKSLSASGGGEPTGKLAEAITAKFGSFAAFKEEFKKAATGRFGSGWAWLIKSGDGVAITSTPNQDNPLMDIAETKGTPIIGLDVWEHAYYLKYQNKRPDYIDAYWNVVDWKAADALYTSAK, from the coding sequence ATGGCATTTACACTTGATCCCTTACCTTACGCAAACAATGCATTGGAGCCACATTTCGATGCACTGACAATGGAAATACACCACGACCGTCACCACCAGGCCTACGTTACCAACCTGAATGCAGCAGTAGCAGGCACTGAACTGGAAGGTAAAAGCATAGAAGAAATCATCGCGAACATCAGCAAGGCCCCTGCACCAGTACGCAATAATGGCGGCGGTCACTGGAACCATGCATTTTTCTGGAAATCGCTTTCTGCAAGCGGCGGCGGTGAACCAACCGGTAAATTAGCTGAGGCTATCACTGCTAAATTCGGTTCATTCGCAGCATTCAAAGAAGAATTCAAAAAAGCAGCAACAGGCCGTTTTGGTTCAGGCTGGGCATGGTTGATCAAATCGGGAGACGGCGTTGCGATCACTTCAACTCCCAACCAGGACAACCCTCTAATGGACATTGCAGAAACCAAAGGAACACCGATTATCGGTCTGGACGTTTGGGAGCACGCATACTACCTGAAATACCAAAACAAGCGTCCGGACTACATTGACGCATATTGGAATGTAGTGGACTGGAAAGCAGCTGACGCACTTTACACTTCTGCGAAATAA
- a CDS encoding site-specific integrase, which yields MLEKTFGLFFYLKHAKYQKEGLRYVYLRITVDGKSVEMSTKQLWSPIRWNADAGRATGQKEDTRTLNAYLDMLSSKVFQAKKILIEDDKELTAEALKNVLLGKSNETRTILEVFQRHNEQMEALVGQEFAPLTLKRYKTAKEHTASFIKWKYKKDDMAIRDLNYEFITEFNFWLRSARGCNHNSAIKYMSNLKKVVLICVNNKWLKKDPFQGFKLTKKEVVKNPLSRDELKRLTEKVFEVERISQVRDIFLFCCYTGLAYVDVKQLKTTDIVVGMDGEPWIDTTRQKTDAPTRIPLLDTALEIIEKYKDHPQCCAAGVVLPVLSNQKMNAYLKEIANLCGISKTLTFHIARHTFATTVTLSNKVPIETVSKMLGHRSLKQTMIYAKILDVKISEDMKGLRERLKGM from the coding sequence ATGTTAGAAAAAACTTTCGGCCTGTTCTTCTATTTGAAACACGCCAAGTATCAAAAGGAGGGTTTACGTTATGTTTACCTTAGAATTACGGTGGACGGCAAGTCTGTCGAAATGTCCACAAAACAGCTTTGGAGCCCTATCAGATGGAATGCAGATGCGGGTAGAGCCACCGGCCAAAAAGAAGACACCCGCACGCTCAATGCCTATCTGGACATGCTGAGCTCAAAAGTATTTCAAGCGAAGAAGATTCTGATCGAGGATGACAAGGAATTAACAGCCGAAGCATTGAAGAATGTTCTGCTTGGTAAAAGCAATGAGACTCGCACTATCCTTGAAGTCTTCCAGCGCCATAATGAGCAAATGGAAGCACTGGTCGGCCAAGAGTTCGCTCCGCTCACCTTGAAGCGGTACAAGACCGCCAAGGAGCATACCGCTTCCTTCATCAAGTGGAAGTACAAGAAGGATGATATGGCGATCAGGGATTTGAATTACGAATTTATTACTGAATTCAATTTCTGGCTGCGTAGCGCTCGAGGTTGCAACCATAACTCTGCGATCAAATACATGAGCAATCTGAAAAAGGTTGTGCTGATCTGCGTTAATAATAAGTGGCTGAAAAAGGATCCGTTTCAAGGCTTCAAGCTGACTAAGAAAGAGGTTGTGAAGAATCCGCTGTCCAGGGATGAACTGAAAAGACTTACTGAAAAGGTGTTTGAAGTCGAAAGAATCAGCCAGGTGCGGGATATTTTTCTATTCTGCTGCTACACGGGACTTGCTTATGTGGATGTGAAGCAATTGAAGACGACGGATATTGTTGTCGGCATGGATGGCGAGCCGTGGATCGACACGACCCGCCAGAAAACGGATGCGCCTACACGTATCCCGCTACTAGATACCGCGCTGGAAATAATTGAGAAGTACAAGGATCATCCGCAGTGCTGTGCGGCTGGTGTTGTGCTGCCGGTTCTAAGTAATCAGAAGATGAATGCTTATTTGAAGGAGATTGCTAACCTATGCGGAATTTCAAAGACGCTGACTTTTCATATTGCGCGGCATACGTTCGCTACTACGGTGACGTTGAGTAATAAGGTGCCGATTGAGACGGTTTCCAAAATGCTGGGGCATCGGTCTTTGAAGCAGACTATGATTTATGCGAAGATATTGGATGTGAAGATTAGTGAGGATATGAAGGGGTTGCGGGAGCGGTTGAAGGGGATGTAA